One window of Drosophila busckii strain San Diego stock center, stock number 13000-0081.31 chromosome 3L, ASM1175060v1, whole genome shotgun sequence genomic DNA carries:
- the LOC108597978 gene encoding LOW QUALITY PROTEIN: uncharacterized protein LOC108597978 (The sequence of the model RefSeq protein was modified relative to this genomic sequence to represent the inferred CDS: inserted 1 base in 1 codon; deleted 1 base in 1 codon) has protein sequence MGFKGGHSPRINKTLISLKVVVFFVISGLTALHVLHATKPLLLGLNFSEYRTISIVAPLVSILGPLIAGPWADRLAAKNPNGFGRTLRILTAVFLLLAALIYACLFAVPEVERKPAHLQNVSFSCDANGASIFQQQCSENGTCHSWEQKVGRVNLTRCTYMCLNPNNPEEMHSNGPRETPTLPPFTGQSSEYSDYDDEAGSATTETTRSRRHTEEANSAGVEQLSAEVKRSRRQTKGIIPVRDFVPPPHLCLTQRNEQGQPLVKSCHVFTTDTPNIVLDAVMGAEMNLTKNNDTQGWCQYPLEGIQCSIPDQQITLMRRQIHGCIPIVSCLIAHPYDGKDSVLADTECVKVNGNVGDTLLGYWLIRLLGDIFPMAALTLLNTAIVIAVRETSEGRGEVCRQYVWGAIGYVVLFSPLDLLFMQQQPNQDAAFAALIVLLVCFVLGAIVLLCATQMPLSPPEWWWHTKTGMLVVPMSAIRRYSPEIVVLTLVSILFGLFWSSIHSYLYWTFSDANAICFAGLLLVLLLFFNVDKFIEYCGHSNIFIAGXLSDAQLHWLTIVMETIEPALIGLIWITIILYMRHAMPRKLTATGQALAVLSFFGLGKGFGAMIGLARDEKLPKLADWQCCFEWLAILACIIALIYFTIYNLILAPRCTAKPQHVEELISGSASQNFGNTANGNGTSNGNGTGAGVGTSAGASLNGNGTGNGSYSPLRVYHNERGKKGQFRY, from the exons ATGGGTTTTAAGGGCGGTCACAGTCCGCGCATTAACAAGACGCTGATCTCCTTGAAGGTGGTCGTCTTCTTTGTCATCAGCG GTTTGACGGCGTTGcatgtgttgcatgccacaaagccgctgctgctgggcttgaACTTCTCCGAGTATCGCACCATCAGCATTGTAGCGCCATTAGTGTCCATTTTGGGTCCATTGATTGCTGGCCCCTGGGCCGATCGTCTGGCAGCCAAGAATCCCAATGGCTTCGGACGCACACTTCGCATATTGACGGCAgtttttctgctgctggccGCCTTGATCTACGCCTGTCTGTTCGCAGTGCCCGAGGTGGAACGCAAGCCGGCGCATTTGCAGAATGTGAGCTTCAGCTGTGATGCCAATGGCGCTTCTATATTCCAGCAGCAGTGCAGCGAGAACGGCACGTGCCACAGCTGGGAGCAGAAGGTGGGACGTGTTAATCTGACACGCTGCACCTACATGTGTCTGAACCCCAATAATCCCGAGGAAATGCATAGCAACGGGCCGCGCGAGACGCCAACTCTGCCGCCCTTTACGGGCCAGAGCTCCGAGTACTCTGACTATGACGACGAAGCGGGCAGTGCCACAACGGAAACCACGCGCAGCAGACGACATACTGAGGAAGCAAATAGTGCGGGCGTGGAGCAGCTCAGCGCCGAGGTGAAGCGTTCGCGGCGTCAGACCAAGGGAATTATACCGGTGAGAGATTttgtgccgccgccgcatcTGTGCCTGACTCAGCGCAACGAGCAGGGACAGCCGCTGGTTAAAAGCTGCCATGTGTTCACCACGGATACGCCCAACATTGTGCTAGATGCAGTCATGGGCGCCGAGATGAACCTCACGAAGAATAACGATACCCAAGGCTGGTGTCAATATCCCTTGG AGGGCATACAGTGCAGCATACCTGACCAGCAGATTACTCTTATGCGCCGGCAAATCCACGGCTGCATTCCCATTGTTAGCTGCCTCATAGCGCATCCTTATGACGGCAAGGACAGCGTGCTGGCTGACACCGAGTGCGTGAAG GTCAACGGTAATGTGGGCGACACTCTGCTGGGTTATTGGCTGATACGCCTGCTGGGCGACATTTTCCCCATGGCCGCGCTGACGCTGCTCAACACCGCCATTGTGATTGCTGTGCGTGAAACTTCGGAGGGACGCGGCGAGGTGTGCCGCCAGTATGTGTGGGGCGCCATTGGCTATGTCGTGCTCTTCTCC CCGCTGGACTTGCTGttcatgcagcagcagcccaatcAGGATGCCGCCTTCGCTGCGCTCATTGTCCTGCTTGTGTGCTTTGTCCTGGGCGCCATTGTGCTGCTGTGCGCCACACAAATGCCGCTGAGTCCGCCTGAATGGTGGTGGCATACCAAGACGGGCATGCTAGTGGTGCCCATGTCGGCTATACGTCGTTATAGTCCCGAGATTGTGGTGCTCACACTGGTGTCCATACTCTTTGGCCTGTTCTGGAGCAGCATACACAGCTATCTGTACTGGACGTTCAGCGATGCCAATGCCATTTGCTTTGCGGgcttgctgctggtgctgctgctgttcttcaATGTGGACAAGTTTATCGAATACTGCGGACACTCGAACATCTTCATCGCCG CCTTGAGTGACGCCCAGTTGCACTGGCTGACCATCGTGATGGAAACTATTGAGCCGGCACTGATTGGACTCATTTggattacaattattttgtacatGCGTCATGCTATGCCGCGCAAGCTGACGGCCACAGGCCAAGCGCTAGCAGTGCTCTCGTTCTTTGGTCTAG GCAAAGGATTTGGCGCTATGATTGGCCTGGCTCGCGACGAGAAGCTGCCCAAGCTGGCCGACTGGCAGTGCTGCTTTGAATGGCTCGCCATTCTGGCCTGCATCATTGCGCTCATCTACTTCACCATTTACAATCTGATTTTGGCGCCACGTTGCACTGCCAAGCCGCAGCATGTGGAGGAGCTTATCTCAGGCTCCGCCTCGCAGAACTTTGGCAACACGGCGAACGGCAATGGCACTAGCAATGGAAATGGAACCGGCGCAGGAGTGGGCACTAGCGCTGGTGCCTCactcaatggcaatggcactGGCAACGGCAGTTACTCGCCGCTGCGTGTTTACCACAATGAAAGGGGGAAGAAGGGACAATTTAGATACTAA